The Alphaproteobacteria bacterium genome contains a region encoding:
- a CDS encoding DUF1465 family protein: protein MSEKSAHGTGPVLFSEKLASSQAFAELFKEGMALVEETATYLDGPGRLESKKLDRSAALAYATESMRLTTRLMQLASWLLLHRAVKEGEMSLAQANKEKTKVKLSLGDRADRDTIALLPEPLRDLIDRSLGLLERVRRLDATMHSPLPERPVNNAVERQIGLLKAAFEREAR from the coding sequence ATGTCCGAGAAGTCCGCTCACGGCACGGGGCCTGTCCTGTTCAGCGAGAAGCTTGCGAGTTCGCAGGCTTTTGCCGAGCTGTTCAAGGAGGGCATGGCGCTGGTCGAGGAAACCGCGACATATCTCGATGGTCCGGGCCGGCTGGAATCCAAGAAGCTCGACCGTTCCGCGGCACTCGCCTACGCAACCGAGAGCATGCGGCTGACCACGCGGCTGATGCAACTCGCCTCCTGGCTGTTGCTGCACCGGGCCGTGAAGGAGGGCGAGATGTCGCTCGCCCAGGCGAACAAGGAAAAGACCAAGGTCAAGCTGTCGCTCGGCGACCGGGCCGATCGCGACACCATCGCGCTGTTGCCCGAACCGCTGCGCGACCTGATCGACCGCTCGCTCGGCCTGCTCGAGCGCGTGCGCCGGCTCGACGCCACGATGCACAGCCCGTTGCCCGAGCGCCCGGTGAACAATGCGGTGGAACGCCAGATCGGCCTGTTGAAGGCGGCGTTCGAGCGGGAAGCAAGGTAA
- the rpmE gene encoding 50S ribosomal protein L31 has translation MKADIHPDYHTVKVVMTDGTEFTTRTTWGKSGDTLHLDIDPKSHPAWTGGQQHLMDRGGRLSRFQKKFGGLGKK, from the coding sequence ATGAAAGCCGATATCCATCCCGACTATCATACCGTGAAGGTCGTCATGACCGACGGCACCGAATTCACCACCCGCACCACCTGGGGCAAGTCGGGCGACACGCTGCATCTCGACATCGACCCGAAGTCCCATCCGGCCTGGACCGGCGGCCAGCAGCATTTGATGGACCGCGGCGGGCGCCTGTCGCGCTTCCAGAAGAAGTTCGGCGGGCTCGGGAAGAAGTAA